The window atgtaatgaaataattacacaactcaccataatgtagaatcagtgggagtcctgagcttgttttcctacaaCTGGACGgccccatctgggggtgatgggagacagtgacagatcatctaggcattagattctcataaggagctcgCAACCTgtatccctcgcatgtgcagttcacaatagggcttACGCTTCTTTGAGAATCTAATACCGCTGCTGATCTGatgggaggtggagctcaggcggtaatgtgagtgatggggagcagctgtaaatacagatgaagcttcgctcactgccactcacctcctgccgtGCAACCCAGTTAataacaggccacggaccagtacaGGCATATGGCCTGGGGTGTGGGGACCCCTGATCTAGGAGGATATAGTCAATGACCATATTTTTTCCaaacttaacatttaaattgttaGGACATTTGTTCTGAAAAGAATGCCTGTGCCATTTTAAGATATAAGAACTGGGGGAAGCCTTTTATAACAAGTCCAGGTTAAGTAGTATATACAAATCTGAAGATGTGTACAGAAGTGCTTCAGCTGGGTATGCCATACATGTGCAATTCTGGCCAAATAGTCCCATTCAGTGAACCAATTATTTTCCAATCACAATactcactgcaaaaaaaaaaaaatactgtattatacCTAAAGAACATGGCAAAAATAAAGTGAAAGGGAGTATTCAATTGGTTTCACTTTAAGGCAAGCTTAACTCTTCCTAAGCACCCTTGCCTCCATGCCCATGACTGGTCACCTAATTGGGACAACTCCACCTGTCTGACACACCTAAGCATGACGTTTTAGAAAATTAACCTTCAATATCAATTGCTGAACAACCCAAACACCTTAACTGCCAAGAACTACATTAATTTTCAAGCACAGAGCATCATGACCCACTTATTCCCTCTgcttataaataaaacaacttaAAAGAAATATGCTAGCAAAAAGGCAaacataaacaagaaataaaataaaaagattaaagtcACCTTGTAAATGGCTACTCAGTTTTAAGACATCCTAGCTTTTTCAGCCAATAATGGACTCTTAAAGAAGACAATATTCAGAAAAGGTACAGATTATGTAACCAAATATCACCCCAAATTCCACTACCCTTTATAATACCTCTGTTTTGATGCCCTTCTGAAATAAAAGAATTTGAAATCAGTTGAAAGacaaagatagaaagaaagaagatgggGTTAATGTGTCACCTTAAAAACCacaagttgtttgctttttttattgagacagggtctcgctgtgtcacccaggctggagtgcagtggtgcgaccacagttcactgcagccttgacctcccaggctcaagcaattctccacctcagcctcctgagtagctgatactacaggcaggcaccaccactcctggttattttttgtagagatggggtttcgccatgttgcccaggctggtctaaaactcctgagctcaagcaatccacccaccttggcctcccaaagtgctgagattacaggtgtgagccaccacacccagccggttCTTCACTTTTTTGAAAGTTCATTTttggaccaggcgcagtggctcacgcctgtaatcccagcactttgggaggctgaggcgggcggatcacgaggtcaggagttcctgaccagcctgatcaacattgtgaaactctgtctctactaaaaatataaaaaaattagccaggcatggtggcacgcgcctgtaatcccagctactcaggaggctaaggcaggagaacttgaacctgggaggcggaggctgcagtgagccgagatcgcgccattgcaccccagcctgggtaacagagtgagactccgtctcaaaaaaaaaaaaaaaaagaaaagaaagttcatCTTTGATTGGTATTATATCAAGTTCTGTAAGAAATCTAGTATAACAGAAGTGCTTAAGAACAGGCTACCCAAAAACTTATACAAGAACAGTCATGACAGCACTACCCACGAGAGTCAAAGGTGGgaacaacccacatgtccatcaacagttaAGTGACAAAcaaaatatggtgtatatatatataatggaatattattcagtcataaaagggaatgaaatacAGAGACATATTACGTCAATGGGCCTCAAAAAcattaagtaaaagaagccagacacatgGGTCACATATTGTATGCTTCCGCTTATATGAACTCTCCAGAGtcggcaaatccatagaaacaaaaagcaaactagTGGTTGCTAGGGGTTGGGGGGAGAGGAGAATGGAGTGTGACTAATTAACGTATAAGGGCTTTCTTCTGGGGTGATTAAAACAATTTAGAATTTGACATAAAGGGTggatgtaggccaggcacagtggcaggtggatcacctgaggtcaggagttcgagaacagcctggccaacatggtgaaaccccacctctactaaaaatacaaaaattagctgggtgtggtggctggtgcctgtagtcttactacttgggaggctgaggcaggaaaatctcttgaactcgggaggtggaggttgcagtgagccgagattgcaccactgcactccagcctgggcgacagagtgagattctgtctcaataaaaaaaaaaaaaaaggtggatgtacaacattatgaatgttCTAAACGCAACTAAACTGTACCCTTTACAATGGTTAATTGCATGTTATGCGAATTTGATATCAATTGAAATGAAAGCACTTATGAGAGAAAATTTAAAGTTCatggtaatattttataatatatgaatacatttgATTATGCACATCTATTTTGACGGAACGTATGAAAGCTAATAGAGAATAAAACATTCTGAGAGATCCCAAAACCAGCAAAGACACAGGAAAACTGGTCAGTTGGTAGTACCATTCTTCCTGGGTGGAGGTGGCCCTGCACTTTCTTACCCACAGACAGGAGGCGCCACGAGACGGCGGGAGTGGCAAAGCAGGCAAACACGTCGTCGGTGCAGGAGAAGTGGGTGAGGTGCGGGAGGATCACGGACTGACCCCGGCACTGGCCCCACATGTACACGTGCCCACCCTGCGTCTTGGCTGCAGACGTGTGGGCAGAGTGACAGGCTGCAATCTCTACCACCctgaaaagttttaagaaaaatgcaTGTTACTTCATGATCACAGAAGCCCACAGCACACCACACAAGGCAATTTAAAAGTTCATGCTTGCAATACCTCAGAAAACAGTCCAAGTTCCAGGGACACTAGCTGCCAAGTCACAGCAACAAAAGCAACAGATCAGGGCAAGAGCACTGTTCTCCTTTCCCAAATGCCCACTTCTCATCCTCAGCTCACTGTGAGTTAGGATAGATCACACAGACCGCCGAGGAAAACTTGGAAAACAGACCAGCAAATCCAAGCAAATGAGGAAAGTGGACACTGAGAAAATGCCCTAACAAATGTGATGGCTTaaataccatttcttttttttttcttttttgagacaggatctcactccgtcacccaggctagagcgcagtggcatgaccatggctcactgcagcctcgacctcccaggctcaagcaatccttccacctcagcttcccagaccACAgctgcaccaccatacccggctaagttttgtattttttatagagacagagtctcgctatattgccaGGGCCGGtcaccaactcctgggctcaagtgatcctctgccttcgcctcccaaagtgctggggattacaggtgtaagccatcgtgcctggcccatttctttataaatgtaaCTTTTTCTCTCATCTCCTACCAGAGCTCAGAACACTCATTGGGCTGATAAGCATTGGCTGGGGGTCACGGACTCTGAACGTTCCAATCCAAAAGGAAAACAAGCCAAACTTACTATATTTCTCAGTAGTATGCTTCTTGGGTAAGGTCTCATAATCAGAAGTCAGCACTCCAGGACATAGGAGGTAAGACCTTACAATTAGGCTGAACAACATCAAGCATCTATTCCAGTAACACATATTATATCAAATCAATATTTAAACAGATAATGTCCTTTCAAGAGcagatttatttaaaagttgttttacTTGGCTCAAAGTAAAAGTTTATATTACACCATAAACATCAACATGGCCATAGACCTTACTTGTCTTCCATACTAAAAGGGCAACAGCAAGACTGCAGTAATTATACCAAGATGCATTCACACCTATCAATCACAGGTGGTTATTTCAGAGAGCTACATAAGAATCATATCAACCTCATGTTCATTCTGGCTACTACTCAAAACACTTTtgcataggccaggcacggtggggctcatgcctataatcccagcactttgggaggccgaggtgggtagatcacttgaggccaggagttcaagaccagcctggccaacatggcgaaaccctgtctctactaaaaaatacaaaaattagctgggcatggtggtacacacctgtaatcccagctactcaggaggctgaggcagaagaatcacttgaacccacgaagtgaaggttgcagtgagccgagatcgtgccattgcactccagtctgggtgacagagactctgtctcaaaaaagggaagggaagggaagggaaggggggagggagaagggggaagggggaagcagggagggagaaggaggaagggggaagggagaagggaaggttaTCTCTTTTGTCCAAAATGAGAATGTTAATAAACAGAAGAATCACAAAGCCAAACACCACAGCTCTGCCACACACAGCCCCAAGGCCACATCGCACACACAGTCCCAAGACGTGGCACAGCCAAGTTACCTTTCTTTCTCCACCATGATGTGTGCTGGGCTTAGCAGGTTATTTTTATTGCCAGTTCCCAGCTGCCCATATGTGTTAGCTCCCCAGGCATACAGCAAGCCCTCATCTGTTAGTGCTAGAGTATGTGCGTAACCGCAGACAATCTGCAAGTAAATTGAAACGGTTACCATTAGCAGGAAAACAGGAAGGGCAGGGAGAACATCTACTTAAAGGCTATAGCCAGCTTCTGCAGAATGCCAAATCATCATCAGGGGTGGACTGACATTTGCTGGAACATTAAAAAAGCATtagaaggccgggcgtggtggctcatgcctgtaatcccagcgctttgggaggccgaggcaggcagatcacaaggtcaggagattgagaccatcctggctaacacggtgaaaccccgtctctactaaaaatacaaaaaattagccaggtgtggtggcggccatctgtagtcccagctactcgggaggatgaggcaggagaatggcgtgaactcgggaggcggagcttgcagagagctgagatcgtgccattgcactccagcctgggtgacagagggagactccgtctcaaaaaaaaaaaaaaaaaagcattagaaaAGCCTAAACCTTAGGCTactgaatttttccatttttttttttttttttaacttgtcgAGCCTGTTTTGCCAACACCATAGTCTTGCTTCTCCTCGTGGGAAATTAGGGaagatataatattaaatatggaAGATGAAGGCACAGAGTATTGCCAGAAAAGACTGACTGAAGAGTAAACCTCCAATATTTCTCCAAGTTAGAGCAAGGAAGGTAGATGGGAAGCCACTAACTGAGAGTGCACCACACGTACCTGGTTCACACACACGCTGTGCAAAGCTGCCACTCTCACAGGGGTCAGCTGGTTGCCATTGTTTCCCAGGCCCAGCTGACCGTTGCCATTGTAACCCCAGCCATATACCTTAGAGAGGACAGAAGGGAGAGAGTGAGATTTTTAAACTGCTGGTAAGAAGGAAGAGACAAAAAAACCAGCCCATCTAAACAAATCAGATACTTCCAACACCTATATTCTACTCTATGCTCCTGCAACTGATCTCCAAACAGAAGCTATTTTGGAGAAGGGGATGACAGAATTGGCATCAGTTTCTACTCCATGACTTACTAGTTAGATAGTCTGGGGCAAGTCACTCTTTCCTGTTTAATACATGAGGAAGTTGAGCCTCACTAACAATTATTAAGTACCTACTGTATGTCAGAACACTCTGAAAGGTACTAGTTTTTGGTCACAGTTTAACAGGCGAAATAGATACATGCAAATTTTTTGCTGATGGGTAGCAAGTGCTACAATAGGTATAATCAAGGCGCtgcagaacagcaaggaggaaggcTTTAGCTCTAGGAAGAAAGATTAAGGAAGACTTTTCAAAAAGTGGAGATTGGAGCAGAGCTGAAGGATGAAGGAGAGCAAAAACATTCCAAGCAGAAGGTATTGACTGTGTTAGAAGCTAGTTTAGAAGATAAGTAGGTGGGCTTGGCTGGACACAACTGCGGTAGTGGTAGTAGAAAGACTAGAAGAAGGCTGGGTggggtagctcacgcctgtaatcccagcactttggaaggccagcgtgggcagatcaccaggtcaggagatcgagaccatcctggccaacacagtgaaaccccatctctactaaaaatacaaaaattagctgggcgtggtggcgcgtgcctgtaaccccagctactcaggaggctgagacaggagaatcacttgaacctgggaggcagaggttgcagtgagccaagatcgtgctaccgtactccagcctggcaacaacaacaacaaaaagactagaaggaaagGCAAGAGCTCAGAGGGAAAGTGACAAAAAACCTACCAGGGAAAGTGCAATACATCTATAAATTTCTcattgaaatattaatttaatttgtatttttgaaagataatgcTGGCCACAGTATGAAAGATGATGGAGCATATAAGGCTAGAGGCAGGAAGAACCTTTAGGAGGTCATTTCTTCCCTCGTTAGCAAATAGGTGAGCTCTGATGAGGCTCTAAACTAAGGAGTGATAGGGGGATCATGAGAGggaaagcagaggaaagaggaTTAAAAATAGAAGACTTCCCAGAACGTGACAGTCCCTTGGATATAGAGTGAGAGGAGGCCCATCTGCTGAAAGTAACAGAGCTAGGCATAGGTTTGACAGGAGTGTTAAAGGTTCCAAATAGCCATAGGAAAAAGTACTGACCAGGAACAAATAAAGGCCTTGCTCAAATTACAAACCCAAGATTTGTGGTGGCATCGAGCCCCACAGCAATGTAGGGCGGCAGACATAGACTGGGGCTTTTCAGGGTAACATGATGGAGCGGAAAGGGGGAATGGACTTTAAGGGCCTGGGGAGAGATGGTTAAAGGCACTTTCACCCAGTGCCAGAAGTGTAACAGACATGAactttctggagagaaatttggCAATGGCTATCAGTATTTCAAATGGCATACTTCTTGACCCAGAAATTCTTTGGAAATTTATTCTATAGAAATACTTGTATAAGTGTACAaagatacacatacacagagtAACATAGAAAATCACCACAACTCTGTCTATAacagcaaaaaattagaaaactgacATGTTCATCAGTAGAGCTCTGTATGTGGGTCATTCACAGAAGCCAAAGTCAGCAGCCATAATGATGGAAAGCCGCATAAATGGTCTGATCACAGACACAGATAAACACAGGATGCTATACAGGGGAGCGGGAAGCAGGCTGAAGAATAGCAGAGAAAAGCTGCAGTAGGTATAATcatcccatttttttaaaaaaagataattatactCACCCATATATAATTGTTTAAGGGAAAAGTCCAAAAAGATATGCATGAAACTATTAACAAGATTGGGAAAAGgtattcactttttattttatctgtttcaCTTGTCTTCCTTTACTTTGTTAAAATAACCATATAATAATAACctaaaaattaaacttatttttaaaaataagagaagaatacTGGAATGGAGGATATTCAACGGCCATCCCAAGGAATTCTGAAGTCATTTCATGATACtgagattgattttttaaaaaataagttaacataAGGTCTATGCATAAACTCTAAAGCACCCTAGCACAGGGGTCCCCAGTCCCCAGCTCATGAGCCGCAGGCCGGTACCAGTCCGTgccctgttaggaaccgggccgcacagcaggaggtgagcagcgggcaAGGGAGTATTACTGCCTGAGcgccacctcctgtcagatcaatggCAGCAtaagattctcacaggagcacgaACCCCATTGTGAACTGCACAACAAGGCATCTAGGCTGTGCGCTCCATATGAGAATCTAACTcatgcttgatgatctgaggtggaacagtttcatcccaaaaccatgcCCCCAACACCgccatctgtggaaaaactgtcttccatgaaaccagtccctggtgccaaaaaggttggggaccactgcccaAGCACACCAATGCATGATGCCAAAACATCTGTGTCCAGGGTAATATCTTTGTATAATTTTCATGCACTAAAATATGCATAGGTAGTAAATAGCCTATTTAAGTGGAAGCTGCATCCAGAGACTAATTTCACAGAAATAACCATCAGCTCAAAAGTGACCACAGTAGGGGGTAACTAAAGGGACAGTTGTTAAAAGTAGCTAACAACAGTCAGGACCCCACAAAAAATCTGCTTTTGCAAGTTGCTTCCTCCTGTGAACATTCAAGATATAGGTAGGTAGTTCTACAAGGACTTCatcagttaattttaaaatgtacagttgacATTGTTTCATTGGAAGAGAAAGGTAGGATTAAATTCTTTAATCTATTACATTAAATATCACGAACAAATAGCTATAGGCATTAGGCTCTTTGGATCTTGCAAAAAATACAACTTAGACATATAGAATCTTTACTTTCAGGTAAATCCTGGAATTTAGAAAAGTCATACTGAGGAGCAAAAAACCTCCAGCTCCTCAGTCAGTAATCAGTTAACTTTCAATGGAGCTACCAAAACAAAGCACTCTTCCTTCTTCCATCTGATACATTCACCTTGTGAAGAAACTGACGTGTAATTGAAAAAGAAGGTAGAAAGGGAAATGGGAGTGGAGACACCTCACCTCGCCATTGTCCAGAACAGCCATGGATGAAGTCTGACCACAGGCAATGCCAACTACCCTCTTAATATGTAAACAGTTTGTAACTTTTCGAGGAGTTGGTTGATTTGCTGTAGAACCTGATCCCACTTGGCCACAGTTGTTATAACCCCAAGCAAACAcctacaagagaaagaaaaaggaaaaggaaagaatagtCAGGGTGAAAATTCTACCCCAAcacaaataatcataaaaattaaaattatcctaCTTAATGAGTACTTAAGATGTGCTAAACGGTTCTATATGCTTTACACACATTAACCTATTTAACCTGCCTAGTAATCCTGCAAAGTGACCCTAGAGTAGGTAGTACCCACTTTATACATCTCCGTTttatacatggaaactgaaacatgagaggttaagtgacttgcttgaGGTACCAAAGCTGGTAAGTAGCGCTAAGAGAATTTAACCCCAAGCAGTCTAGCTATGCTCTTGACCACCATGCTACATTCCCTctataatttgtgtgtgtgtgtatacacacacaactacacatacacacatacgaaTGTGGCATCAATAGGAAATGCGGTATATGCCACATAAGTATTAGTGATGTAAAACATTTGCTCAACTCTTTGGGCATAAATATTCATTGTTTTCCATGGAaaccattctttttgttttgctttggttttttttttttttttttgagatagagtttcactctgtcccccaggctggagtgcagtggtgcgatctcagctcactgccagccccgcctcccgggttcatgtcattctcctacctcccaagtagctgggacgacaggcgcccgccaccatgcccggctaattttttgtatttttagtagagatggggtttcaccgtgttagccaggatggtctcgatctcctgaccacgtggtccacccatctcggcctcccaaagtgctgggattacaggcgtgagccaccatgcccagcctcatggaAACCATTCTAAACAAGACTATAAACAGAGAGATGAATTAGGGAGGGAGGTGTTGGCAGTAGAGGAAATAATTTCCTCCAACATTAGGAAATGTCTAAGCCCCCGCTCCCCACCCTGCTTCACGTGGCTGCAGGAGGTGGTCCACGTATATACTGAGTGTGGCTTCCATGATTCTTGTCTGATGCTGGCCAAGGCAACAACAGTAGAGCCCTCTGGTATATGTGTTACAGGTTCATTTCACAGGTACAAAACAAATAACCTGCAACACCTCCTCAAAGTATATTCACATAAATATCTAGTTTAATTATGCAAATATTAATATTCAGTATAATTATTCAAAGTACCATATGCttaagattaaaataaatcagGAACCCAGCCGGCATAAATTAGCAAGTTTGAGCTAATTTCAGCAATCATTCTTCTGGCACTTCTCAAATACATCACATTCCCTTGCAGTGCTGCTGACTCTTGTTTAAAAACTGGGGCTATAGTTCCACTAACCAAGAAATGGACTAGGAAACAGTGGATCTGGGGCATGAGGCCTGTGTGCTATGCCTGGCTCCAGCACATCCCAGTCATGAAATCTTGGTCTCCCTGAGCTTTTGGGTTTGTTCACTTATAAGTTGTCCTACTTAATAAAATCTCTGTAACATCACTGAGGGACTTCAAAGAGAGGAACAGTATGATCTAATCTGTGTTAGAAACCAGAGAGGACAGCAAAGCAAGACTGGACAGACGGATCAACTTAAAAGATAGGGAATAGAAGGGACTATGGCAGTAGTCTAGGCAGGAAATGACAAGACTTGACCAAAGGCAATGGAAATGGAGAGGAACAAAATGGAGgaacaaaaaggcaaaggaaatggAGAGGAAATGGAGATGGTACAAAAGATTAGAAGACAGAATCAATAGGATGAGTGACCTTTAAGATAAGCACAACTTGGGGGCTTAACAAGTGTTACAGTACCTACTAGGAGGATAGTAAAGTTATTTTTTCCAAACTCATTAcatatactgaaaaataaaatagaccttAAGGATGGggtcactaaaaaaaaaagtacagaacaCTGTCACACATCTGAGCTATAGTCTTAGCAAAGAGCATGGGACTCAGCTGCCTTAAAAAATGAACTCTAGgttgggtgcggtagctcacacctataatcccagcattttgggaggctgagacaggaggatcgcttgagcccaggagttcaagaccagcctgggcaacatagccagattcttgtctctacaaaaaaaaattttttttttaaaagaatgaattctaCTGCCATCAAAAGTGTAATCTTGATTATACAATACACGTTATGCTAGAGAGAGAGTGCACTCCCACAAGGTTTTTAGCTACATGCACAGGGCTACAAT of the Homo sapiens chromosome 13, GRCh38.p14 Primary Assembly genome contains:
- the RCBTB1 gene encoding RCC1 and BTB domain-containing protein 1 isoform X3, which encodes MVDVGKWPIFTLLSPQEIASIRKACVFGTSASEALYVTDNDEVFVFGLNYSNCLGTGDNQSTLVPKKLEGLCGKKIKSLSYGSGPHVLLSTEDGVVYAWGHNGYSQLGNGTTNQGIAPVQVCTNLLIKQVVEVACGSHHSMALAADGEVFAWGYNNCGQVGSGSTANQPTPRKVTNCLHIKRVVGIACGQTSSMAVLDNGEVYGWGYNGNGQLGLGNNGNQLTPVRVAALHSVCVNQIVCGYAHTLALTDEGLLYAWGANTYGQLGTGNKNNLLSPAHIMVEKERVSVTQTGVQWHDLGSLQPSLRGFK
- the RCBTB1 gene encoding RCC1 and BTB domain-containing protein 1 isoform c (isoform c is encoded by transcript variant 7), with translation MVDVGKWPIFTLLSPQEIASIRKACVFGTSASEALYVTDNDEVFVFGLNYSNCLGTGDNQSTLVPKKLEGLCGKKIKSLSYGSGPHVLLSTEDGVVYAWGHNGYSQLGNGTTNQGIAPVQVCTNLLIKQVVEVACGSHHSMALAADGEVFAWGYNNCGQVGSGSTANQPTPRKVTNCLHIKRVVGIACGQTSSMAVLDNGEVYGWGYNGNGQLGLGNNGNQLTPVRVAALHSVCVNQIVCGYAHTLALTDEGLLYAWGANTYGQLGTGNKNNLLSPAHIMVEKERVVEIAACHSAHTSAAKTQGGHVYMWGQCRGQSVILPHLTHFSCTDDVFACFATPAVSWRLLSVVSIVIGK